The following are encoded together in the Candidatus Anaeroferrophillus wilburensis genome:
- a CDS encoding pyridoxal phosphate-dependent aminotransferase, with protein sequence QVIASLCQQWDVLAITDEIYEHILYDDASHYPLAQLEGMADRTITINGISKTFSVTGWRIGYCIANEAITTSIRKVHDFLTVGAPAPLQEGAAEMMRCSDDYYRELAAFYRQKRDFLLEVLNGCGFCCTVPAGAYYIMADFSRLSNDDDVAFAHRLVREAGVATVPGSSFYPPGCHKNQLVRFCFCKTQETLERAAQLLQATLA encoded by the coding sequence GCAAGTCATTGCCAGTCTCTGTCAGCAATGGGACGTGCTGGCGATTACCGACGAAATTTACGAACATATTCTCTATGATGATGCCAGCCACTATCCGCTGGCGCAGCTGGAAGGCATGGCCGACCGGACCATTACCATCAACGGCATCTCAAAAACCTTCAGCGTCACCGGCTGGCGGATCGGCTACTGCATTGCCAATGAGGCGATCACCACCAGCATCCGCAAAGTTCATGATTTTCTCACCGTGGGCGCACCGGCACCATTGCAGGAAGGGGCAGCGGAGATGATGCGCTGCAGTGATGACTACTACCGGGAGTTGGCAGCCTTTTACCGGCAAAAACGGGATTTTCTACTGGAAGTACTGAATGGATGCGGTTTCTGTTGTACGGTTCCCGCCGGAGCCTATTATATCATGGCGGATTTCAGCCGGCTGAGCAACGATGATGATGTGGCCTTTGCCCACCGGCTGGTGCGGGAAGCAGGGGTAGCCACCGTTCCCGGCAGCAGTTTCTATCCCCCCGGCTGCCATAAAAACCAGCTGGTGCGCTTCTGTTTCTGTAAAACCCAGGAAACTCTCGAGCGAGCCGCCCAGCTGCTGCAGGCAACCCTGGCTTAA